From Xylanibacter oryzae DSM 17970, a single genomic window includes:
- the rnr gene encoding ribonuclease R has protein sequence MGKNKKGGKRMSKKQIVEALQDFFESNPNETYSFKQIFRSLRLDTHPLKMLAIDVMEEMAWDDYISKVSESSYRLNMKGQVQEGKFVRKSNGKNSFLPDDGGEPVFVAERNSMFALNGDKVRVSFLARRQNHIKEAMVTDILEHGKDTFVGRLRIDKDLAFCVTESNLFVHDIIIPKRKLKGGKTDDKVVVKIIQWPSKENKNIVGEILDVLGQKGDNDVEMNSILATYGLPYVYPKNVEEAADKISGEITDQDYKEREDFRDVTTFTIDPKDAKDFDDALSIRQLQKGLWEVGVHIADVSHYVTEGSIIDKEAVSRATSIYLVDRTIPMLPERLCNFICSLRPNEEKLCYSVIFEMDEDANIKKWHLAHTVIKSNRRFAYEEVQSILEDNGVVDGTGEPAPQAGKDGYKGEYANELIQLDRLAKKLRAARFKNGSVKFDREELHFDIDDKGKPTRCYFKKSKDANKLVEEYMLIANRTVAESIGKVKKGVKAKTLPYRIHDNPDPTKLETLKQFIVKFGYKLKTAGTKGEISRSLNKLMDDCGGKREQKLIEMVALRAMMKAKYSVHNIGHYGLAFEYYTHFTSPIRRYPDTMVHRLLTRYQEGGRSGNKDHYEELCVHCSDMELVAATAERDSIKYKMVEFMSDKVGNTYDAHISGITSYGIYCEINENHCEGMVPIRDLGDDYYDFDEKNYCLIGRRHHNKYLLGDEIKIQVAKANLEKKQLDFTIADE, from the coding sequence ATGGGAAAGAACAAGAAAGGTGGCAAAAGGATGTCGAAGAAGCAGATTGTAGAAGCATTACAAGACTTTTTCGAGAGCAATCCTAACGAAACATATAGCTTTAAACAGATATTCAGATCATTACGTCTTGATACTCATCCGCTTAAGATGTTGGCAATAGATGTAATGGAAGAGATGGCATGGGATGATTATATAAGTAAAGTATCTGAAAGCTCTTACCGACTGAACATGAAGGGACAGGTACAGGAAGGCAAGTTTGTACGCAAGAGTAATGGCAAAAACAGTTTCTTGCCTGATGACGGTGGAGAACCTGTGTTTGTAGCCGAGCGTAACTCTATGTTTGCACTTAACGGTGACAAAGTAAGAGTTTCATTCTTAGCTCGCCGACAGAATCATATCAAGGAGGCCATGGTTACTGATATTCTGGAACATGGCAAAGATACATTCGTAGGCAGACTACGTATTGACAAGGATTTGGCTTTTTGTGTAACCGAAAGCAATCTGTTTGTACATGATATCATTATACCGAAAAGGAAACTCAAAGGCGGTAAGACTGACGACAAGGTAGTGGTAAAAATCATACAATGGCCTAGTAAAGAGAATAAGAACATCGTAGGAGAAATCCTTGACGTATTAGGCCAGAAAGGTGATAACGATGTAGAGATGAATTCTATACTGGCCACTTACGGACTTCCATATGTATATCCTAAAAATGTAGAAGAAGCCGCAGACAAGATCAGCGGAGAAATAACTGACCAGGATTACAAGGAACGTGAGGACTTCCGTGATGTAACCACATTCACTATCGATCCAAAAGATGCCAAGGACTTTGATGATGCTCTGTCTATAAGACAACTGCAAAAGGGTCTATGGGAAGTTGGTGTACACATAGCTGATGTTTCACATTACGTTACTGAGGGTTCTATTATAGATAAGGAGGCTGTAAGCCGAGCTACTAGTATATATTTGGTAGACCGCACCATACCTATGTTGCCTGAAAGACTGTGCAACTTTATCTGTTCTTTGCGCCCTAACGAAGAAAAGCTTTGTTATAGTGTAATATTCGAGATGGATGAGGATGCAAACATAAAGAAGTGGCATCTGGCTCACACTGTAATAAAGAGTAATCGAAGGTTTGCTTACGAAGAAGTGCAATCCATACTTGAAGATAATGGCGTTGTGGACGGAACAGGTGAACCGGCTCCGCAAGCAGGCAAAGATGGATATAAAGGTGAATACGCTAATGAACTCATTCAACTTGACAGACTGGCTAAAAAGCTAAGGGCTGCAAGATTCAAAAACGGTTCTGTGAAATTCGACCGCGAAGAGTTGCATTTCGATATAGATGACAAGGGCAAACCCACACGTTGCTACTTCAAGAAGTCTAAAGATGCCAACAAGTTGGTAGAAGAATATATGCTTATCGCTAACCGTACAGTAGCTGAGAGCATTGGAAAAGTAAAGAAAGGTGTAAAAGCCAAGACTCTGCCATATCGTATACACGACAATCCAGACCCAACAAAGTTGGAGACTCTGAAACAGTTTATTGTAAAATTCGGCTATAAACTAAAGACAGCAGGTACTAAAGGTGAAATATCCAGAAGCCTCAACAAACTGATGGATGACTGCGGTGGCAAGAGAGAACAAAAACTAATCGAGATGGTTGCTCTTAGAGCCATGATGAAGGCTAAATATAGTGTTCACAACATCGGTCACTATGGACTGGCATTCGAATACTATACTCACTTTACAAGTCCAATACGCCGTTATCCAGACACGATGGTTCACCGCTTGCTGACACGTTATCAAGAAGGTGGACGAAGTGGAAACAAAGATCATTACGAAGAACTTTGTGTGCACTGCTCCGACATGGAGCTGGTAGCTGCAACTGCAGAAAGAGACAGCATAAAGTATAAGATGGTAGAGTTTATGAGTGATAAGGTAGGCAATACATATGATGCACATATCAGCGGTATCACATCTTATGGCATATACTGCGAAATAAATGAAAACCACTGTGAAGGTATGGTACCAATCCGCGATCTTGGTGATGACTATTACGATTTCGATGAGAAGAACTACTGTCTTATTGGTCGGCGTCACCACAACAAGTATCTGCTTGGTGATGAGATAAAAATTCAGGTAGCAAAAGCTAATCTTGAGAAGAAACAACTTGACTTCACTATTGCAGACGAATAA
- a CDS encoding alpha-galactosidase codes for MKKLTFIFVVLLSMTANVWSKTNIVISTDNTQLILQVKENGRLYQTYLGERLADGTDLDLLDMPRTNVTQTQTKGNEVYPVMGTEDYFEPAMEIRHVDGNATSILKYISHSSKAINGGTETIIKLKDDLYPVNVTLHFAAYEKDNIIKEWTEISHNENGLVSLSRYASSMLYFEESKYFLTEFHSDWAKEMQMTKTPLIYGKKVIDTRLGTRAAMFSQPFFEVGLGEDVAENSGKVLMGTIGWTGNFRFTFDIDHDNELRIISGINPDASCYMLKKGEVLKTPEFIFTLSTKGIGEGSRNFQRWAMKYQLRKGDGDRYTLLNNWENTYFNFDEAKLTSLFKEAKDLGVDLFLLDDGWFGNKYPRKDDHAGLGDWQATKTKLPNGIPYLVKAANEAGVKFGIWIEPEMVNPKSELAEKHPNWMLKLPNRETYYYRNQLVLDLTNPKVQDFVFGIVDNIMTENPGLKFFKWDCNSPITNIYSTYEKEKQGNLYVDYVKGLYNVLQRIQKKYPDLTLMMCSGGGGRCDYEALKYFDEYWCSDNTDPVERLYIQWGFSQFMPAKAMCSHVTNWNRTSSIKFRVDVDMSCKLGFDIDLKSLKANEMQFCKEAVKEYNRLKPLIYSANIYRLASPYNGDHCVIQRVSDDKTHALVFAYDIHPRFMANLLPTKMEGLNPSALYTVKEVNLMPGEKSKLSFDNKTYTGDYLMKIGLMITSTNEMSSRIIEMTQK; via the coding sequence ATGAAAAAACTTACATTTATATTCGTCGTATTATTGTCTATGACCGCAAATGTATGGTCAAAAACAAATATTGTTATTTCTACCGACAACACACAACTTATATTGCAGGTGAAGGAGAACGGTAGACTATACCAGACTTATCTGGGTGAAAGACTCGCTGATGGTACTGATCTTGACTTATTGGATATGCCTCGCACAAATGTCACTCAAACTCAAACAAAGGGTAATGAAGTGTATCCGGTAATGGGTACTGAAGATTATTTTGAACCGGCAATGGAGATAAGACATGTAGACGGTAATGCTACTTCTATACTAAAATATATATCACATTCGTCAAAGGCTATCAACGGTGGTACAGAAACCATAATAAAACTCAAGGATGATTTGTATCCCGTAAATGTTACTCTACATTTCGCTGCTTACGAAAAGGATAATATAATAAAGGAGTGGACAGAAATAAGTCATAACGAGAACGGACTGGTAAGTCTAAGCCGTTATGCTTCATCTATGTTATACTTCGAGGAAAGTAAATATTTCTTGACTGAATTTCACAGCGATTGGGCAAAAGAAATGCAGATGACTAAGACACCGTTGATATATGGCAAAAAAGTAATAGATACACGATTGGGTACACGTGCGGCTATGTTCTCACAGCCATTCTTTGAAGTGGGTCTCGGTGAAGATGTAGCCGAGAATAGCGGTAAAGTCTTGATGGGCACAATCGGATGGACCGGAAATTTTCGTTTTACATTTGATATAGACCATGATAATGAATTGAGAATAATAAGCGGCATCAACCCTGATGCTTCGTGCTATATGCTGAAAAAAGGCGAGGTGCTGAAGACACCTGAGTTTATTTTCACACTAAGCACAAAAGGTATTGGAGAAGGTAGCCGAAATTTCCAGAGATGGGCTATGAAATACCAATTGCGCAAAGGTGATGGTGACAGATATACACTGCTTAACAACTGGGAGAATACTTACTTCAACTTTGATGAAGCAAAACTAACAAGTCTGTTTAAGGAGGCTAAGGACCTTGGCGTTGACCTCTTCTTACTAGACGACGGATGGTTCGGCAATAAATATCCTCGTAAAGATGACCATGCCGGATTAGGAGACTGGCAGGCTACCAAGACTAAGTTGCCAAACGGCATTCCATATCTAGTGAAAGCAGCTAATGAGGCCGGCGTAAAATTTGGAATATGGATAGAACCAGAAATGGTAAATCCGAAGAGCGAACTGGCTGAGAAACATCCAAATTGGATGCTTAAACTACCGAACCGTGAAACCTACTATTATCGCAACCAGCTGGTCCTTGACCTGACAAATCCTAAAGTTCAAGATTTTGTTTTCGGCATAGTAGACAATATAATGACAGAAAACCCCGGACTGAAATTCTTTAAGTGGGACTGCAACAGTCCTATAACAAACATATACTCTACTTACGAAAAGGAAAAACAGGGGAATCTATATGTCGACTATGTGAAAGGATTATATAATGTGCTGCAGAGAATACAGAAAAAATATCCCGACCTTACATTGATGATGTGCTCCGGTGGTGGCGGAAGATGCGACTACGAAGCCCTAAAATATTTTGATGAATACTGGTGCAGCGACAATACGGACCCTGTAGAGAGACTATATATACAATGGGGATTCTCTCAGTTTATGCCAGCCAAGGCAATGTGTTCTCATGTAACTAACTGGAATAGGACATCAAGTATTAAATTCAGAGTGGATGTGGATATGAGTTGCAAACTTGGTTTTGACATAGATCTTAAAAGTTTAAAAGCCAACGAGATGCAGTTCTGCAAAGAAGCGGTTAAAGAGTATAACCGTCTTAAACCATTAATATACAGTGCCAATATTTACCGCCTTGCATCACCTTATAATGGAGACCACTGTGTGATACAGCGCGTATCAGACGATAAGACACATGCTTTGGTCTTCGCCTATGATATTCACCCAAGATTTATGGCTAACCTGCTACCGACCAAAATGGAAGGACTTAATCCATCAGCACTTTATACAGTAAAAGAAGTCAATCTGATGCCAGGTGAAAAGTCAAAATTGTCATTCGACAACAAAACATACACAGGTGATTATCTTATGAAAATAGGACTGATGATAACAAGTACAAACGAAATGAGTAGCCGAATCATAGAAATGACGCAAAAATAA
- a CDS encoding glycoside hydrolase family 27 protein — protein sequence MKKSFLAFAFLVLASLTANAKIGNFKQWAQTPPMGWNSWDCYGPTVTEKEIKEATDYMSANLKQYGWKYIVVDIRWFVDNTKAGGYNEKDPIFNIDKWGRYTPSVKKFPSALDGKGFKPLADYIHSKGLRFGIHIMRGIPKKAVEMNLPIKGTNGINASQIFNTDNLCAWLHDNYTVDATKKGAQEYYNSLFELYASWGVDFIKIDDMSAPYYHKDEINMVRNAIDNCGRKIVLSLSPGETPIESAAHVSTHANMWRMVNDVWDQWNDIKHLMYVSQKWYPYIASGTWPDCDMIPLGHIAVRGERGSNRMTRLTKDEQYTLMTFFSIFKSPLMYGGDLPTLDEFTKSLITNRAVLNMHNNSTDVRQIFQSEDKLAITSKDSKSGATYLAIFNISDSDNVHINVDIKSLRLKRKNVRIDNLWTGKSEVNKKDRITGILPKHGCILLMLK from the coding sequence ATGAAGAAATCATTTTTAGCATTTGCGTTCTTGGTGTTGGCGTCTTTGACAGCCAACGCCAAGATTGGCAATTTTAAACAATGGGCGCAAACACCCCCAATGGGATGGAATAGTTGGGATTGTTATGGTCCTACAGTTACCGAAAAGGAAATAAAAGAGGCTACTGACTACATGTCGGCAAATCTTAAGCAATATGGGTGGAAATATATTGTAGTTGACATAAGATGGTTTGTGGATAACACTAAAGCAGGTGGTTATAATGAAAAAGATCCTATTTTCAATATTGATAAATGGGGACGTTATACACCATCTGTAAAGAAATTCCCTTCAGCTTTGGATGGTAAAGGATTTAAGCCTCTTGCTGATTATATCCACTCAAAAGGTCTGAGGTTTGGTATACATATAATGCGTGGTATTCCTAAGAAGGCTGTAGAAATGAACTTACCTATTAAAGGTACAAATGGAATTAATGCATCGCAAATATTTAACACAGACAATCTTTGCGCATGGTTGCATGATAACTACACAGTTGATGCTACAAAAAAAGGTGCACAGGAATATTATAATTCTTTATTTGAATTATATGCTTCATGGGGTGTAGATTTTATTAAAATAGATGATATGTCAGCTCCATATTACCATAAAGATGAAATTAATATGGTACGTAATGCGATTGATAACTGTGGAAGAAAAATAGTTCTGAGTCTTTCTCCCGGTGAGACTCCAATAGAAAGTGCGGCTCATGTTTCTACACATGCAAACATGTGGCGTATGGTCAACGATGTGTGGGACCAATGGAATGACATTAAACATCTTATGTATGTATCTCAGAAATGGTATCCCTACATTGCATCAGGAACTTGGCCTGATTGCGATATGATTCCTTTAGGACATATAGCAGTGAGGGGTGAGCGTGGTAGCAATCGTATGACTCGTCTTACAAAGGATGAGCAGTATACATTAATGACGTTCTTCTCAATATTCAAATCTCCTTTGATGTATGGAGGTGATTTACCAACTCTTGATGAATTCACCAAGAGTTTGATTACTAACCGTGCGGTTTTGAATATGCATAATAATAGTACAGATGTGCGTCAGATTTTCCAGTCTGAAGACAAATTAGCTATTACATCTAAAGACTCTAAGAGTGGGGCTACTTATCTTGCAATATTCAATATTTCAGATAGTGATAACGTACACATTAATGTAGATATTAAATCACTGAGATTAAAAAGAAAAAATGTAAGAATAGATAATTTATGGACAGGAAAAAGTGAGGTAAATAAGAAGGATAGGATAACCGGAATACTACCTAAACATGGTTGTATTTTGTTAATGTTGAAATAA
- a CDS encoding bifunctional alpha,alpha-trehalose-phosphate synthase (UDP-forming)/trehalose-phosphatase — translation MRIFIISNRLPIKIIKDENDEFQLVKSEGGLATGLDSLNIPNMERHWIGWPGMEVKEPRVRNKLNKTLDKYNYHPVYLSEKQISQYYEGYSNSILWPLFHYFYSFVEYDERNWRTYKFVNEKFYEEASKIIRSGDIVWVQDYHLMLLPKMLRDGIKNIKIGYFHHVPFPSYELFRVLPERAELLSGLLGADLIGFHTSDYMRHFASAIYRVLKLNIRLDCVLQGHHKAYINAFPMGINYDMYHDAALKPEMVEHVKELKNNYGKDNKLILSVNRLDYSKGIIHQIKGFHLFLKNHPEYRGKVSLMMIIVPSRDNVNKYADLKKIIDEKIGSVNGKYSNVNWVPIYYFYHGFDFNDLIAIYSMADIGLVAPLRDGMNLVSKEYVAVKGNGHGVLILSEMAGAAAELSDAILINPNDIKQIENAIVKAIRMPVAEQELRMKRMQLTISRQTVDKWASDFITNLIYVCDQNSQMNNKEINVSNSKQIHSSYKNASHRLLVFDYDGTLSGFKNNPEEAYPEKELLHFLKKASTDKNNLIIITSGRDKDTLERWFGNLNIDLVAEHGAAYKEDGIWKELIGNVEWDDEIIHILNEFVDKTPGSRIEMKKTALVWHFRSVDDWLAVLREQQLINALIAPCNRHGLQMMRGNKILEIKYPIYSKGNEIKRLLSKDRYDFILAMGDDVTDEDMFMAVPKNGYSIKVGTTSDNARYCIPLQTDVLPFLYHLCGI, via the coding sequence ATGAGAATCTTTATTATATCAAACAGATTACCAATAAAAATAATCAAAGATGAAAATGATGAATTCCAGTTGGTAAAAAGTGAAGGTGGACTGGCTACAGGGTTGGACTCTCTAAATATTCCGAATATGGAAAGGCACTGGATTGGTTGGCCTGGTATGGAAGTAAAAGAACCGAGAGTAAGGAACAAACTAAACAAGACTCTTGATAAGTATAACTACCATCCTGTATATCTGTCAGAAAAGCAAATAAGCCAATATTACGAGGGTTACTCGAACAGTATATTATGGCCATTGTTTCATTATTTCTACTCTTTTGTGGAATATGACGAAAGAAACTGGCGCACATATAAATTCGTAAATGAAAAGTTTTATGAGGAGGCAAGCAAAATAATAAGGTCAGGGGATATCGTATGGGTACAGGATTATCATTTGATGTTATTACCCAAAATGCTTAGAGATGGAATAAAAAATATTAAGATAGGCTACTTCCATCATGTGCCGTTCCCTTCTTATGAGTTATTCAGAGTGTTGCCTGAAAGGGCCGAATTGCTTAGTGGACTACTTGGAGCTGACCTGATAGGATTTCACACATCCGACTATATGAGGCATTTTGCCAGTGCAATATACAGAGTACTAAAACTGAATATAAGACTTGACTGTGTATTGCAAGGACATCATAAAGCATACATCAACGCATTTCCCATGGGCATAAATTATGATATGTACCATGATGCAGCTCTAAAGCCGGAAATGGTGGAACATGTGAAGGAACTTAAAAATAATTATGGGAAAGATAATAAACTGATTTTATCTGTCAACCGACTGGATTATAGCAAGGGTATAATACATCAGATAAAAGGTTTTCATCTCTTCCTAAAAAACCACCCTGAATATAGAGGTAAGGTTTCGTTGATGATGATAATAGTCCCATCACGCGACAACGTAAACAAATATGCAGATCTTAAGAAAATAATAGATGAAAAAATCGGTTCTGTAAACGGTAAATATTCTAACGTAAATTGGGTACCTATATATTATTTCTATCATGGTTTTGACTTTAACGACCTAATCGCAATATACTCTATGGCAGACATCGGTCTAGTTGCACCACTCAGAGACGGAATGAACTTGGTCTCAAAAGAGTATGTGGCTGTAAAAGGAAATGGACATGGAGTACTTATACTAAGTGAGATGGCTGGAGCAGCTGCTGAATTGAGTGATGCTATACTTATTAACCCAAACGATATAAAGCAGATAGAAAATGCTATAGTGAAGGCTATCAGAATGCCTGTTGCAGAACAGGAGCTTAGAATGAAACGAATGCAACTTACGATATCAAGACAAACTGTTGATAAATGGGCTTCCGACTTTATCACTAATCTTATATATGTATGCGATCAAAACTCTCAGATGAATAATAAGGAGATAAATGTGTCGAATAGCAAACAGATTCACAGTTCTTATAAAAATGCTTCACACCGTTTGTTGGTATTTGACTATGACGGAACTCTTTCGGGATTTAAAAATAATCCTGAAGAGGCTTATCCTGAAAAAGAATTATTGCATTTTCTGAAAAAAGCCTCCACTGATAAAAACAATCTGATTATCATTACTAGTGGAAGGGATAAAGACACATTGGAGAGATGGTTTGGGAATCTGAATATTGATCTCGTTGCTGAACATGGTGCTGCTTATAAAGAAGACGGAATATGGAAAGAATTAATAGGAAATGTGGAATGGGATGACGAAATAATACATATACTGAATGAATTTGTAGACAAAACTCCGGGATCACGAATAGAGATGAAGAAGACTGCACTGGTATGGCATTTCAGAAGTGTTGACGACTGGTTGGCAGTACTTCGCGAGCAACAATTGATAAATGCCCTTATAGCTCCATGCAACCGTCATGGACTACAAATGATGAGAGGCAATAAAATTCTGGAAATAAAATATCCCATATATTCAAAAGGAAATGAGATAAAAAGATTATTGAGCAAAGACAGGTATGATTTCATCTTAGCAATGGGAGATGATGTAACTGATGAAGATATGTTTATGGCTGTTCCCAAAAATGGATATAGCATAAAGGTAGGAACAACATCTGACAACGCAAGATATTGTATACCTTTACAGACAGACGTTCTACCTTTCTTATACCATTTATGTGGAATATGA
- a CDS encoding TIGR01777 family oxidoreductase: MKILIAGGTGFLGKALTVYLLDCGFEVNVLSRGRVSHSNLISYYKWDVENGFIDKEAFDGVNAIVNMTGTNMGEKRWTSKRKIEIVESRTKPIELLLSCIRRLGIRIDTFISSSAVGFYGAVTSQKIFVETDHPGNDFLASVCRQWEASALSFSDVAKRVVILRKGVVIGKDGGLYKKMVPFAQMGLNIAMGDGSQFLPWIDIRDLVKLYYFILTDDRISGIFNAVSTQQITMNDFSRYMLASLNKKSILPNIPAFLVKLMTGDMSDMMLYGSRVSNQKIIDAGFKFDYPKLDNI, encoded by the coding sequence ATGAAGATACTTATTGCAGGAGGAACAGGTTTCTTGGGAAAAGCCTTGACTGTTTATTTGTTGGATTGTGGTTTTGAGGTAAACGTATTGTCACGAGGCAGAGTCAGCCATAGTAATCTTATATCATATTATAAATGGGACGTAGAAAATGGTTTCATAGATAAGGAAGCCTTTGATGGTGTCAATGCCATTGTTAATATGACAGGAACGAATATGGGAGAGAAGCGTTGGACATCAAAGCGTAAGATTGAGATAGTGGAAAGCAGGACAAAGCCTATAGAACTGCTTCTATCATGTATCAGAAGACTTGGCATCCGGATAGATACATTTATATCATCTTCCGCTGTTGGATTCTATGGAGCTGTTACTTCTCAAAAAATATTTGTAGAAACAGATCACCCTGGAAATGATTTTCTAGCTTCTGTCTGCAGACAGTGGGAAGCTTCTGCCCTAAGTTTTAGTGATGTAGCAAAGCGTGTCGTGATACTAAGAAAAGGTGTAGTAATCGGTAAAGATGGTGGCTTGTATAAGAAGATGGTTCCATTTGCCCAAATGGGTCTTAATATAGCAATGGGGGATGGATCACAATTCTTGCCGTGGATAGATATACGCGATTTGGTTAAGCTGTATTATTTCATACTTACAGATGATCGTATCAGTGGTATTTTCAATGCAGTATCCACTCAGCAAATTACTATGAATGATTTTTCCAGATATATGCTTGCTTCACTTAACAAGAAATCTATTCTTCCCAATATTCCCGCTTTTTTAGTAAAGTTGATGACTGGAGATATGTCAGATATGATGTTGTATGGTTCAAGAGTGAGTAATCAAAAAATTATAGATGCCGGATTCAAATTTGATTATCCCAAACTTGATAATATATAG
- a CDS encoding glycoside hydrolase family 15 protein, which yields MKNLNYSVVGNCRTAAIISERGSVDWFCLPDFDSPSAFGKILDEEKGGSIEIIVPPDYTISQQYLAHTNVLVTTYESPQQDSFDVIDFMPRYRTGDESYYYTPAELYRMIKLTGGHPKFKVVYNPRLNYADGNIVNKYGPKFIKTCLEGNIENAIYLYSSLDFTSIMKNREIELTKNEFMLVSYNQKVIDIDMERVYLEYSRTKLYWLNWSNRSKKYSLFDDYIERSMLILKLMSYQPTGAVLAAITTSIPEVIGGVRNWDYRYCWLRDASMSIETLIQIGHSGAAKRFMKFITNILHSKSDSFQIMYGIHYERNIDEKELNHLKGFKGSRPVRIGNAAFCQKQNDVYGYLMNVIYQYYRYFSGTLDEIEDLFEVVKHIGRIVLKEWRNPDSGIWEIRNKKEHFVSSKVMCWVALDRAAKISEMLHNEHYSKRYREEAKVIKQDVLEHGWKDEIQSFSQTYSNLDLDSSLLLMEKYGFISGDDPKYKKTVDAVYSNLNYKGLMFRYNNHDDFGKPKSAFTICNFWMVRGLFVTGRQDEALEMFKRLLSYSNHVKLFSEDLDFDTKQQMGNFPQAYSHLALIDTAMLFSKEIKISKFIRP from the coding sequence ATGAAAAATCTTAATTATTCAGTTGTTGGAAATTGTCGCACAGCAGCCATTATCTCAGAAAGAGGCAGCGTAGATTGGTTTTGCCTTCCTGATTTTGATTCTCCTTCAGCCTTTGGAAAGATATTGGATGAAGAAAAAGGAGGTAGTATAGAGATAATCGTTCCTCCAGATTATACTATATCACAGCAATATCTTGCCCATACCAATGTACTTGTAACAACTTATGAATCGCCACAACAGGATAGTTTTGATGTTATAGACTTCATGCCAAGATACAGAACAGGAGACGAATCATATTATTATACTCCTGCCGAATTATACAGAATGATAAAATTGACAGGCGGGCATCCTAAATTCAAGGTAGTTTACAATCCAAGATTGAATTATGCAGATGGTAATATAGTAAATAAATACGGTCCGAAATTCATAAAGACATGTTTGGAAGGTAATATTGAGAATGCCATCTATTTATATTCCAGTCTTGATTTTACATCTATAATGAAAAATAGAGAGATTGAACTCACCAAAAATGAATTCATGCTTGTATCATACAATCAGAAAGTCATCGATATTGATATGGAGAGAGTTTATCTTGAGTATTCACGTACCAAACTATATTGGCTGAACTGGTCTAACCGTTCTAAAAAGTATTCTTTATTTGATGATTACATAGAACGTAGCATGCTGATACTTAAGCTCATGTCTTATCAGCCAACAGGTGCTGTTTTGGCCGCCATCACCACAAGTATACCTGAAGTGATAGGTGGTGTACGCAATTGGGATTATAGATATTGCTGGCTTCGTGATGCCTCCATGTCTATTGAGACCCTAATACAAATAGGCCATAGTGGAGCTGCCAAAAGATTTATGAAATTCATAACTAATATTCTCCATTCCAAATCAGATAGTTTCCAGATAATGTATGGGATTCACTATGAACGCAACATAGATGAGAAAGAGCTTAATCATCTCAAAGGTTTTAAAGGGTCTCGCCCTGTCAGAATAGGTAATGCCGCATTTTGTCAGAAACAGAATGATGTTTATGGATACCTGATGAATGTTATTTATCAGTATTACCGGTATTTTAGTGGGACACTTGACGAGATTGAGGATTTGTTTGAAGTAGTAAAACATATAGGTCGTATTGTCTTGAAAGAATGGCGCAATCCTGATAGCGGAATTTGGGAGATACGTAATAAAAAGGAGCACTTTGTCTCTTCCAAAGTGATGTGTTGGGTTGCACTTGACAGAGCAGCAAAGATATCGGAGATGTTGCATAATGAACACTATTCAAAGCGTTATAGAGAAGAAGCAAAAGTGATAAAGCAGGATGTTCTGGAACATGGGTGGAAAGATGAGATCCAGAGCTTCTCTCAGACGTATTCCAATCTTGACTTAGACTCATCTTTATTGTTGATGGAAAAATATGGATTTATTTCTGGAGATGACCCTAAGTATAAGAAAACAGTGGATGCCGTATATTCCAATCTTAACTATAAGGGACTTATGTTCAGATATAATAATCATGATGACTTCGGAAAGCCTAAATCAGCTTTTACAATATGTAATTTCTGGATGGTTAGAGGTCTGTTTGTTACAGGCCGTCAAGATGAAGCACTTGAGATGTTTAAAAGATTACTTTCATATTCTAACCATGTAAAACTCTTTAGTGAAGACCTTGATTTCGACACTAAACAGCAGATGGGCAATTTTCCACAGGCATATTCCCATTTGGCACTTATTGATACAGCCATGCTCTTCTCAAAAGAGATCAAAATTTCAAAATTCATACGTCCTTGA